From a region of the Microcoleus sp. AS-A8 genome:
- a CDS encoding cell wall metabolism sensor histidine kinase WalK yields the protein MTGIELPSVASTTSPKISYSKKRKSLSLEWFYNLPVKGKQLTGLFTFEVISIVGLVGVGAVLIVAAPNQVVTGRAVAGTQSYTIAAKALSDVNGNPVAVLVRGTEETALNKLLGDSLLLQLAVSALTLVVDVGLAVLLGRTIAQPLKQLQQTTQRFARGDRQVGAKALTNDLQHLQVKAHIMAKW from the coding sequence ATGACAGGAATAGAATTGCCATCTGTAGCGTCAACAACTTCACCGAAGATTTCTTACTCCAAAAAACGGAAATCCTTGTCCCTTGAATGGTTTTATAATTTACCCGTTAAGGGCAAGCAACTCACTGGTTTGTTTACCTTCGAGGTGATCTCAATCGTCGGACTGGTGGGTGTAGGGGCTGTATTGATTGTGGCAGCTCCGAATCAGGTGGTGACGGGTCGAGCCGTTGCAGGCACACAAAGCTACACGATCGCCGCTAAAGCCTTGAGCGATGTCAACGGCAATCCCGTGGCGGTGTTGGTGAGGGGAACAGAAGAAACGGCCTTAAATAAACTCCTCGGCGATAGCCTACTGCTCCAGCTAGCCGTGTCTGCCCTGACATTAGTGGTGGATGTGGGGTTAGCCGTGTTACTGGGACGAACGATTGCCCAACCGCTCAAGCAGCTACAGCAAACGACCCAAAGATTTGCCAGGGGCGATCGCCAAGTGGGTGCGAAGGCTTTGACGAACGATCTCCAACATCTTCAGGTCAAGGCCCATATTATGGCAAAGTGGTGA
- a CDS encoding aminotransferase class V-fold PLP-dependent enzyme — MTGIYPAPTQLERHRQQFPALANKTYFNFGGQGTLPQASLAAIQNVYEYIQLHGPFCAGVNTWITEEGNKTRVAIASELGVPVESITLTEDVTVGCNIPLWGIDWQAGDHLLLTDCEHPGVIAIARELARRFNIEISTCPIQETLNQGDPTAVIAQHLRPRTRLVVLSHLLWNTGQVLPVREIVDACRNYATGSHIIRVLVDAAQSVGSLPLNLTELGADFYAFTGHKWWCGPEGLGGLYIRPDALGSIHPTFIGWRGIVSDVTGKPLGWKSNGQRFEVATSAYPLYAGLRAAIATHQQWGTSEERYEQICQGSEYLWQRLSQLESVRCLCTSPPQAGLVSFVLTNGRSHKQLVEFLEQKGFMLRTILDPDCVRACVHYFTLREEIDQLVEVIQDWTLGIGD, encoded by the coding sequence ATGACTGGCATCTACCCTGCGCCAACGCAACTTGAGCGCCATCGGCAGCAATTTCCGGCTTTAGCTAATAAAACGTATTTTAACTTTGGGGGTCAAGGCACGCTGCCTCAAGCCTCGTTAGCGGCGATCCAAAATGTTTATGAATATATCCAGCTACATGGGCCATTCTGTGCTGGCGTGAATACTTGGATTACGGAAGAAGGTAACAAAACAAGAGTGGCGATCGCCTCAGAATTAGGCGTACCTGTAGAATCGATCACACTCACGGAAGATGTGACAGTGGGTTGCAATATTCCCCTGTGGGGGATTGACTGGCAAGCTGGAGACCACTTACTGCTGACGGATTGTGAGCATCCAGGTGTTATCGCGATCGCACGAGAACTCGCTCGTCGGTTTAATATCGAAATCTCCACCTGTCCCATCCAGGAAACCCTCAATCAGGGAGACCCGACAGCCGTTATTGCACAGCACCTAAGACCCCGGACTCGATTGGTGGTGCTGAGTCATCTGCTGTGGAATACGGGTCAAGTGTTACCCGTTAGGGAGATTGTTGATGCCTGCCGAAATTATGCTACAGGTTCCCATATCATCAGAGTTCTGGTTGATGCGGCGCAGTCGGTGGGTTCTCTGCCTTTAAATTTAACTGAATTGGGAGCAGACTTTTATGCGTTTACAGGTCACAAGTGGTGGTGTGGGCCTGAAGGTTTGGGTGGTCTTTACATCCGACCCGATGCCTTAGGCAGTATTCACCCGACCTTCATCGGTTGGCGAGGAATTGTCAGTGATGTAACAGGTAAACCCCTAGGCTGGAAGTCTAACGGTCAACGCTTTGAAGTGGCAACATCAGCTTACCCCTTGTATGCAGGATTGCGTGCTGCGATCGCAACTCATCAGCAATGGGGAACATCTGAAGAACGGTACGAGCAAATTTGTCAAGGAAGTGAGTACCTTTGGCAACGTTTATCTCAGCTAGAGTCTGTCCGTTGCCTGTGTACTTCACCGCCACAAGCGGGTCTGGTTTCGTTTGTATTAACGAACGGACGTTCTCACAAGCAATTAGTAGAATTTCTCGAACAAAAGGGGTTCATGCTCCGAACCATTCTCGACCCAGACTGTGTCCGCGCTTGTGTTCACTACTTTACTCTACGGGAAGAAATTGACCAGTTAGTTGAAGTGATTCAAGATTGGACATTGGGAATTGGTGATTAA
- the coaE gene encoding dephospho-CoA kinase (Dephospho-CoA kinase (CoaE) performs the final step in coenzyme A biosynthesis.), translating into MREFQKSQRRIGLTGGIGTGKTTISNYLAHHHQLPVLDADIYSREAVQPASPILTQIFERYGVSVRLADGTLNRKRLGEIIFNNLDEKQWLEQQIHPYVRDRFQSELDTLIAPTVVLVIPLLFEAEMTDLVTEIWVVSCSPEQQLQRMMTRDRLSLEQAQARINNQRPLEEKIARADVVFDNSSTLEPLLKQVDLLIVGNRVMDT; encoded by the coding sequence ATGAGGGAATTCCAAAAATCCCAGCGCCGAATTGGTTTAACGGGTGGCATTGGTACGGGAAAAACAACTATCTCCAATTACCTGGCACACCATCATCAACTTCCCGTTTTAGATGCCGATATTTATTCTAGAGAAGCCGTGCAACCCGCTTCGCCTATCCTCACCCAAATTTTTGAACGCTATGGCGTCAGTGTGCGCTTAGCCGATGGCACGCTCAACCGCAAACGCTTGGGTGAGATTATATTCAATAACCTCGATGAAAAGCAGTGGTTAGAGCAACAAATCCATCCTTATGTGCGCGATCGCTTCCAATCAGAACTCGATACTTTAATCGCTCCCACTGTTGTCTTAGTCATACCGTTATTATTTGAAGCCGAGATGACGGACTTAGTAACGGAAATTTGGGTAGTTAGTTGTTCCCCCGAACAACAGTTACAACGGATGATGACACGCGATCGCCTCTCCCTGGAACAAGCTCAAGCCCGCATCAATAACCAACGTCCCCTAGAAGAAAAAATTGCTCGTGCTGATGTTGTATTCGATAATTCCTCCACACTAGAACCTCTACTTAAACAGGTCGATTTATTGATTGTGGGGAATAGGGTGATGGATACGTAA
- a CDS encoding response regulator: MSKVLLVEDNPSQSQLMESYLREGGHTVIRLNNAKEALNKALEHKPDVIVTDVVMPGMSGFELCRRIKNNPSTTKIPIVICSSKDQEIDRLWGMKQGADAYLTKPFSREQLVRAVNLAVV; this comes from the coding sequence ATGAGTAAAGTATTGCTAGTTGAAGATAATCCCTCTCAGTCGCAGTTGATGGAGAGTTACCTGCGAGAGGGGGGACACACGGTCATTCGTCTTAACAATGCTAAAGAAGCTTTGAATAAGGCGCTTGAACATAAACCCGATGTAATTGTGACCGATGTGGTAATGCCTGGAATGAGCGGTTTTGAGTTATGTCGCCGCATCAAAAATAACCCATCAACCACCAAAATTCCTATTGTAATTTGTTCTTCAAAAGACCAGGAAATCGACCGTTTGTGGGGCATGAAGCAAGGAGCTGATGCCTACTTAACAAAGCCTTTCTCTAGAGAGCAGCTTGTTCGTGCTGTCAACTTAGCTGTGGTTTGA